From Nitrospirota bacterium, the proteins below share one genomic window:
- a CDS encoding TlpA disulfide reductase family protein: MQYSPPAVLLLCLLSLSSLCSAAGVSEVGTEAGSYAPPFTLTDISGRAVSLESLRGQVVLLNFWSMLCAPCMAEMPSLNRLFLTLKDKGLQVIAVSIDPSDKPVRDYVAKNNIAFLVLLDAGKEVYGKAYAGPALPATYLIDRNGIIVESFSGLEVWDAPEMMKRVQMLLGQK, encoded by the coding sequence ATGCAATATTCTCCTCCTGCTGTTTTGCTCCTGTGCCTGCTCTCCCTTTCCTCCCTCTGCAGCGCCGCAGGCGTTTCCGAGGTCGGGACGGAGGCGGGCAGCTATGCACCCCCCTTCACGCTGACCGACATCTCGGGCAGGGCTGTCTCGCTCGAATCACTCCGGGGTCAGGTGGTCCTGCTCAATTTCTGGTCGATGCTCTGCGCACCCTGCATGGCAGAAATGCCGTCGTTGAACCGCCTCTTCCTGACGTTGAAGGACAAGGGACTGCAGGTCATCGCAGTCTCGATCGATCCGTCCGACAAGCCGGTCCGGGACTATGTGGCGAAGAACAATATTGCCTTCCTGGTACTTCTCGATGCCGGCAAGGAAGTGTATGGCAAAGCATATGCCGGACCCGCGCTCCCCGCCACCTATCTTATCGACCGGAACGGAATCATCGTGGAAAGTTTCAGCGGGCTTGAGGTATGGGACGCTCCGGAAATGATGAAACGCGTCCAGATGCTTTTAGGGCAGAAGTGA
- a CDS encoding cold-shock protein, with the protein MSTGKVKWFNESKGYGFIEPDGGGRDVFVHYSAIQGEGYKTLSEGQMVEFEITQGEKGPQAANVMKAS; encoded by the coding sequence ATGTCTACCGGGAAAGTGAAGTGGTTCAACGAGTCAAAAGGGTATGGTTTTATAGAGCCGGACGGGGGTGGAAGAGACGTCTTCGTTCACTACTCGGCGATCCAGGGAGAGGGGTACAAGACCCTTTCCGAGGGGCAGATGGTCGAGTTTGAGATCACCCAGGGCGAGAAAGGCCCCCAGGCCGCAAATGTGATGAAAGCTTCCTAA